The DNA window GGCATAGTTCTTTGATTCCGCAATGCGAGTTTTGGATATCCGGGTCCGAGCCCATGGATTCAGATCCCGGTGGATCCAACGGAAGACTTCGGGGCATTGAAGGCTATCCCGTGATAGCTCAGAACTGACTCGCTTTGAGGTTCTGATGCCAGTGTTCTTGATGCTGCTATGACCACAAGTTAGATAGGAGCATTGAATGATCTTGTAGGCACGGGATTGACGGGTCTCCTCGATGAAAGTTTTTGGTGGGAAAGGGTGCCATGGTGTCGGGTCTAAATTGTGACCTGCGACTGTCTTGGTCTGCGACACGAAGTCGTCAACCTactttcaagaaaagaaaacccacggatacatcaattaattaagagataaaaaaagagtgccatttttttcctcaCCAAAAGCAGTCAAGAAATCAAGTTCTTCGATAAGTTTTCTTGGTCATTTAGCAGAGATCACAAAATCCAGAAGGCAGTCAACCAAGCAATCAATAACTGGACTAAAAACATGCTTTTGTCACCAAAAACAAGCTGCGCATCAATTTCTTAAAGCATTCTTCCATGTCCCATTAACGCAGCTAACACGGAAAACCCGCAAAGCCATCAACCCATCAACCAATGACGAGAGTGAAAACCACGATTTTGTTAAAACAATCAATATATTCTTTGTGTGGAAGCAGTTTCTGGGTGTTATTCCACAATATGAAAGACCAACAAATTAGTCAAACAATCAATAATTACGGGAGAAAAACCATGCTATTGTTACCAAACACAACTCAAGCAGCTTCCGGGGAAAACAGAAACCCAAACGAGTACGGATTTACATAGACACGAAAGGGAATGTACAGGGAAGACCTTGTAGATGATGAGAGCTGTAAGTGACAGAGAAGCCAACGCGATGACGGAAGGGAAGAGATAACAGGGAGACCGAGTTGTGATGTTTCTCGACAATGTGCCCATTGGAGGCGATTTGCCATGGatgtatttcttctttggcTTCGCTATTCCCTCACTTTTTCTGGGCCCCAGCTTGTAGCGGGATTGGCTTGCCGTGACCTATTGGATCACAACCAGTTTGATTGGGTGCCACGTGGATGGTTCTCCTTGCATTTCGAACCGTCTGCTTCTCCATCGGATGGTTGTTCGGAGTCTGAAGTTCTTCGAATGTGGGTCCCCCTTTTGAAATTTTGACTGTTATTGTCACAACGATTTCCTTCAGTCAAAGGCCTCGTTTGCATGAAAAATTAAAGGTTGGTGAACCAAATACTCTCATAAATAAGCGTGTCATTTTgttcagataaaaaaaatacaatgatCCAGAAAAATTCCAAATCGAAAACAAGCGGAAGATCTGGAAAGATCACACTGACAAAGTCATCTAGGGCAATATCGAAAATCATTTCTCAAACTATTATGAATCATAAGATTATTGCTCAAACTGTGAATGTTCTGCGCACTTTCTTCATGTTCCTCGTACCAGCTTCCTCTGCTATTCTGCAAATTTTAAGGTATGGCGAGATCGTTCGCGGTTGCACTACTATGGACTCTAGTCCTGTTTGGAACCCTAACTCTCATTCAGGTGCTGTCCACGGTTAGTTCTATCGGTCATCTACACTGGATCGATCATTGGATCCTAGGTCTTGATTTATTATTGAACTTCGTGTAATTCGTTCCGACTAGAGTGTTTTTCTGTGGATCTGTGTCAGAAATAACAGTCGTAGCGTTTATTCTCAATTAGAGGTCGATACTGTTTCTAGTTTGAATCTTCAGAGTGATTGGCCATGTATGAGTTTGCAACGTGCAGTTAAAGGTTGATTCTGATTTTAGCTTGAATTAGgtgatgttactgttttatttttcattcgtATGCTTGTTTGTGTGTTTTTAAACCATAGAGATAATTTTGTATAAGTTCTACGAATAAGTTGATCGTgattgaaagaaaaatagttAGATATTTTGTTTCTTAGTGATGCGTGTGTGTTTAGCGTAGATTTCGTTTTTGTTATCTTTGGATGAGTTTTTCTGCAGTTTTTAAGGCTGGTACTGATTTTAGCTGGATTAGAGGGACACATAAGTTGATTCAGattgaaaaagagagagagcaagggGTTGGTGTTGATCATTCATGATTCTTGCGTTCTTTCACTCCATGGATTAAATATATTTGTGTGAGTTTCAGGCGGGGGCTACTGGAGTTTGATACTGATTTTTGCTTGGACTATAGAGAAAAACAAGTTAATTGTAACTGCAACTGAGAATGGAAAcgtttcttctctttttgtaaCTTGTTCATTTTTGTGTGTCCTTGTATTTTGGCTTTGAAGCGGCCAAGTTTGTCTGAACTTTGCCAGGGCATTACTCATTAGAGGTCGATTCTGATTTAAATTTGAATTAGAGAGGCATGAGGTAATTGAGATTGAAACAGAAATTAGTTAGGTATTTTGTGGATTATGAGCAAGTTTTTGTTATCCTTCGATTTGTCATGACTAATTTTTGTTTGTTCCTTGAGGGGTCAGCAGAGGTTAATGCTATTTGatcttttgttatttgtaaGCGAATTGTATGTGTGTGATTTTTAACTTCTGATAGCCCTATTTTGTATGAGTTTCACAGTGGGTAATGGGGGTTGATGCTTTATACTAATTTGAATATGGATACACGTCAATAAATTTGGATTGAGATGTAGACTGCAAGGAGGCAACTGGAATTTGATACTGATTTAGTTTGGAATATCAAGAAAAACATTTTGTAAATTTACTGAAGTGCTTAATCTCTGTGTgtgttttttcccccttttggcAAATTTTGTGTTCTCTTCaattttaatcaattttgtGTGAATTATGTGAGGGGTGATTAGACAGTGTTATTACTGATTTTAGTCTGTATGAGGTATAAAGGTGATATCGAAAAactaattagttaattaataatTGAAATATAAAATGGTTAAATAGTTCCTGCTGATCCATAATTGTACGAGTAATGCATATGGTTTCTGATGTTGATTTGCAAAGAGTTACATCACAGGCAAAGGAGAAGGAAGATTTGAAAGAGATTACGCATAAAGTTTACTTTCATGTTGAGATTGCTGGGAAACCTGCAGGTATGTCTTACTTGAAATAATCATGTATGCCAAGATTTTCCTTTTCTATTGGGAAGTTTATTCAtagaaattttgagtttatgaaATCTAGATATAGATAGCTGGTGTGCAATACAATACCTACAGAAGAAAAAAGCACATCCACCTATGTTTCTTCGATAGATATTCCTTCATGCTTAATGCCTAAGGGCCTAAACAATCATCATTTGTTGGTTCTTAGGTCGTGTTGTCATGGGTCTTTTCGGAAAGGCTGTTCCTAAAACTGCAGGTACAGCCATATCACATTCCAGATTAGTTAATACATATTGAAAGTCACTTTAATAATATCACATTCCAGATTAGTTAATACATTATTGTCCAAAATTATGATATTGAAAGTCATTCCAGATTAGTTAATATCACACTCCAGTTTGATATTATTAGAACAAAttttggaaaactttagtcacaccccaccttttactaaaaACACCACAATTTGAGTTGATCATCtcttgtaaaactcagttgacggggttTCTTTAGTAAAatgtggggtgtgactaaagttttcccaaATTTTCCATGTTACTGGCTGTCTGGAAGGCCCAGCCCATGCTGCTTCTTGGGCTGGGCCTTAGACTAAGTCAGCAGGCCTAACCCAAGAAAAATTTACTGGACTTCTGGACTGGCCAGCCCAAATGCCTTCTTGGGCTGGGCCTTAGACTAAGTCAGCATGCCCAACCCAGGGACAATTTACTGGGCTTCTGGAATGCCCAGCCCAAGCTTCTTCTTTGGCTGGGCTTTAGACTAAGTCCGCAATTTGAGAGTGAGTTCACCACCATTGGATGACAGGACGGTTAAGATCTCAACAATTTAAGATAAATGCTGCAACCACATTGCAGCACCCCCATCCCGTCCCAAGTGCAACCCATCTTGATAAATTAGAACAAGCTTTTACATGTTACTGGGCTTCTGTATGGGCCGGGCCAGCCTAATTTCTTCTTCGGCTGGGCCTTAGACTAAGTCAGCAAGCCCAACCCAGGAAAAAGCCAACTAAACGAGCCATTTATGAATCAATCATGCCTATCAAACTTCATAATTCATACGAAAGCCAACTTGAAAGAAATGGTTTTCAGAGACCATCTAATTGAATTCAGTAACCACGTATATCAAATCTATCAAGGCCTGCAACTAAGCTGGCTGAAAATAATACACCAATCACTAAGAACCTTAGCCAGAAAGATTGTTGGAAACACGGAGCAATTCTAACGAAAAATATTTCCCACTTTTAGGTGGATAATGCACCTTACAGCTAATGCAATAATACACCATACGTTCATCAACGGGTAAATAGAAGATGCTACCTTTTTGTGTTCGCATGCATGATCAGAAGTTTTACAAAACAATTAACATGATAATAAAGGATTTTAAAAAAGATGGCTTCattaaaggaaaaacaaaaaaagagggaaTTTTGTGGGTATGTGAATGTCGGCATGTAATGGGGGATGGTCGGGTGACACAATCTAACAGCAAATAATGAACTTGCAGATATAGTATAGTAAGATGGCAGTTGCAGCGAGTCAAGGTTTTATATTCAACATGGAGGAAACTAAAATCACACACAGATGTACACTATTTAAAGAAGACAAAATATATGGCCCAAAAAACCTACAATAGCTAAAcctaaacagaagaaaaaacttCCACCTTAATAAGAGGACATGAAGTATATATAAACTGAAACACGTATGCACATCAAAACCTAAATTATCAATAAAACTTGCTCTCGAACAAAATCACCTTTTATGTTGGTCTAGAAATCTGAATTCTAACCGTAACCTCCATAAAGATACCTCATGGCTTAACAATTCAGGGATAAAGCATCAGTGCATCACTACTCAAAATAGATTTCATTGACAACTAGCACCATGTTGACCTCATTGCCATCACACTTGCAACACCCACTGTCGCTATAGATTTTCTTAGCTACTCGAGATTGGAACTCCCGCCAACCATTCACCAGTTGAAATCATTGACACTTTTACTTCCCCAATTATTACCCCACCTCATATCCATTCCCTTACCTTCTAAATGAAGTCATGAACACAAGTCGTCCTGCAGAACTGGGTTATATCTTCATAAATTTAAAATGGTTCAAACTACACGTGCCTCCATACTAAAATATGTTTGCACTCATATGGAAGCAAAACAACactgaaaaaaaaacacaatagaaaacaaaaggagCAGCTAAAATGCAGATTTTTAAATCATACATTATTTCCACTTACAGAGACAAAAAGATGAGCGACACAATGTTACAGTCTATACAGGTAATCCTAGAGAATGCAAGcctatttatataatataaattagATGACATATTTGTTTCCCGTCAATCCTATTTCTTCAAGGAAGGGCAAGTCAAATGTTGCTTTTAATTCTTAAGTTCTTAACTATTCCTCCCTGATTTGCTGCGTCTATTCTCAAACATTTCATACGTAGACGTTCTTAAACTATTACAAAAGAATACAACTAATCCGCAATTATTTTGCATATTTGAGATGTACAAAATGATAGACACATGAATCATAgaatttatttataattcagCAATTGACCAAGGTCTAAGGAACAGATTGAACAGCTAGCCACTGAGAAATGCACCTTCTATGAAGCCTCGTTAAACAAAATCTCAAGCGTCAAAATAAAGATCTATCTACCTAAAGGACAACAGTGTATGGTTGTGGTTTCTGTTGATtagaaatttctcaaaaatcgAAAAGGATTTCATCAACCATAATCATCTAACCAAGATTTACAGAAAATACAGTGCAATGAAAGAGAGATGAACTGAACAAAAATACCTTACCACTTTAGCGGAGCAGATAAGAGCATAAGCAAGTCTCGCAGGTATCAATCATACTTACAAACATAAAGAAAACAACATAACAATGATCACCACATAAGCAaccattatcattatcatccgaATCACAATAATCACCACGAAAACAACAACTATTTTGAACGTCAATCAAACAGACAGACACATAACACATGAAGACTTAGTAGACCAAACACCACAGATAAATCCACTAAGACTGCAACAGTCTGACTCCAACGCAATTGAAATTAAcctaattagaaaaaaaaataaaataggttGATCAAAATTTACTCAAATCCATCGATGGATCAGTTGACTCAGGTCTCGGCGCTCGTCTTTTCCATCCTTCTCGTTCTTTCCATCATTGATATCACGCCGTTTCAGTACAATGTTAGTGAAATTGACCAACAAATCAGAGTAAATCGAAATCACCTTCGAGATATTACCGTTGATCTCGCGTGTCTTGGCAAGATTGTCAGCGGTCTTGGACTGGCGGTTATCGTTTACATGCTGAATCAGCTCCCGATTACGATCTAGCACGGACTGCACCTGCCGGAAGCTGCTACTCAGCGTGTCCCATGCCTCCACGTCACACTCCTCGGCCTCGTATTCTccgtttaatttttttctccttctctaGCTTGCGGAGGTGATGGTTCGTCTAGCTTGCGGAGGTGGTGGTTCGTCGTGGTTTTCTCCCAAATTTTTTGTCACGATTTTTAGAATTAATATCTtcagtgagagagaggaaggaaGAAACAGACAAGCTTTGATGACGTGGAGAACTCTGATTTGTAGgtcaaaaagaagagagaaggcgTTTTGTGAGGCCAGAGAAACTACTACTCTTTAGATATTCAAATTTGGTACCACGTGGATGGTACTCCTTGCATTTCGAACCGTCTGCTTCTCCATTGGATGGTTGTCCGGAGTTTGAAGTCCTTCCCTTCCAATAGAGGTTGCTGTATGTGGATCCCCTTTTGAAATTTTGACTACTTCGCGATTTCATTATCTATCGTAAGGCTAGAGAAGGTTTTTCATCTTCTATATACAATGTACAATTGCTACATGGAAATTGGTTTTAATTAAACGAAAATTTCTTTGCttttaatcaaataaaattaatttcaaactGTTTGCCTTTTCATCTCTCCCACTCCTTCAGGCTTCAGTTGTTGGATTTTGTATAGCAATAAGAAAGTCCCACATTGGACAAgtatagaaagaaagaatagtTTATAAGTGTGGACTTAACACACTTACTAAATTGGATAAACATTCATAGATGGGCTTGGGCTATATGCttgggctatatatatatatcaaaagatgGGCCTTGGGCCTTGGGACTTGGGGTCTCATTGACTTAAgaaatattctttattttttttatttttatccaattacagTTTATTTTAACAGTTGTGTTTGTCTGAGAAGAGTTGTGTCTGATCAACACAACTTCTCTACAAAAACTGCTTGTAAACTGCTTCTGTCTTATTCTATAAATACCAGAATTAACATGGTTTTTAGATATCAGAGTTTCTGACATTCAAACCTTCATCACAAACTTTTGATTTGAG is part of the Tripterygium wilfordii isolate XIE 37 chromosome 7, ASM1340144v1, whole genome shotgun sequence genome and encodes:
- the LOC120001974 gene encoding peptidyl-prolyl cis-trans isomerase CYP20-1-like; its protein translation is MARSFAVALLWTLVLFGTLTLIQVLSTAKEKEDLKEITHKVYFHVEIAGKPAGRVVMGLFGKAVPKTAGTAISHSRLVNTY